AGTCTTTGTTCAGGTGGGATTATCCTTTGTTTTTGTAAGTTTACACTGGCTATACCCTgtatatgcaaacacacacacactcacattctcacacacacttatgaGTCCTCATTCATCTCTTGGCTATCTGTCCTGGCGATCTTCCTTGGGGGTGCTGGGCTGTCACCCTCACCTTGTTCCTGTTCCCTTTTCTTTGCTGCATTCTGTGTGAAACAACGGATTATACAGCAGTCAGTAAAATcacacaatttattttttaataataatattcctCCAGCTACTAGAAAATCACTGTCAATAAATGAAGCCAGACTTTTAAAAATTAACTCCAAAGAACTGCACATGCTCACCTTTTTGTCCCACTGCTGATGGAGGTAACGCAGGAGGATGTTGGTTTTCTCTGTTACAATAACTGTAgagcaaacacagaaacaccaaCAGCATATTACTGATTATATTTAAAGATCAGATTTAAGCACAGTCTGTACAAAACAATGCCAGTTTCACTTTGGTTAACAAGCATTTAGTGGAAACACTTCAGTGatcaactacaacaacaacttctGTTAATATCG
This genomic window from Micropterus dolomieu isolate WLL.071019.BEF.003 ecotype Adirondacks linkage group LG05, ASM2129224v1, whole genome shotgun sequence contains:
- the dda1 gene encoding DET1- and DDB1-associated protein 1, with amino-acid sequence MEKADFLKGLPVYNKSNFSRFHADSVCKASNRRPSVYLPTREYPSEQIIVTEKTNILLRYLHQQWDKKNAAKKREQEQGEGDSPAPPRKIARTDSQEMNEDS